One region of Solanum pennellii chromosome 6, SPENNV200 genomic DNA includes:
- the LOC107022693 gene encoding multicystatin-like: MANLGGLVDVPFQNKVEFDDLARFAVQDYNQKNGSSLEFEKVLNVKKQIVAGIMYYITFEGTEGGKKKEYEAKIWVKESENFKKVVGFKLVGDDSTKPGGIINVPNPNSNEFQELARFAVQDYNEKQNTHLEFVENLNVKEQVVAGMMYYITLAATDAGIKKIYEAKIWVKEWENFKKVVEFKLSGDDITKPGGIISVPFPNKPEFQELARFAIQDYNEKEKAHLEFVENLNVKEQVVAGMMYYITLAATDAGKKKIYETKIWVKEWEDFKKVVEFKLVGDNSAKVGGIIDVPNPNNPEFQDLARFAVNDYNKSQNAHLEFVEVLNVKEQVVSGMMYYITLVATDDGNKKDYEAKIWVKEWEDFKKVISFKLVGNDSAIIGGFTDVPFPNKREFQDLTRFAIQDYNKKENAHLEFVENLNVKKQVVAGMLYYITFAATDAGKKNIYETKILVKEWEDFKKVVEFKVLGDDSAKLGGIINVPFPNSPEFQDLARFAVQDYNNKEKAHLEFVEVLNVKEQVVAGMMYYITLAVTDAGKKKIYEANIWVKEWEHFIKVVEFKPVGDDSVKTGDIVNVPDPNIPPLQDLARFAVQDYNKAQNAHLEYVENLNVKEQLVAGTLYYITLVATDAGKKKIYEAKIWVKEWEDFKKVVEFKLVGDDSAYPGGITNVPFPNLPEFKDLARFAVQDYNKKENAHLEFVENLNVKKQVVAGIIYYITLVATDAGKKKIYETKILVKGWENFKEVQEFKLVGDATK, from the exons ATGGCAAACCTAGGAGGCCTTGTCGATGTTCCATTCCAAAACAAAGTCGAGTTTGATGATCTTGCTCGTTTTGCTGTCCAAGATTATAATCagaaaaat GGTTCTAGTTTGGAGTTTGAAAAAGTTTTGAACGTGAAGAAACAAATAGTTGCTGGAATAATGTACTATATAACATTTGAGGGCACTGAAGGtggaaagaagaaagaatatgAAGCCAAGATTTGGGTGAAGGAATCGGAGAACTTCAAGAAAGTTGTAGGATTCAAGCTTGTTGGTGATGATAGTACAAAGCCTGGGGGCATTATCAATGTTCCAAACCCAAATAGTAACGAGTTTCAAGAGCTTGCTCGTTTTGCTGTTCAGGATTATAATGAAAAACAG AATACTCATTTGGAGTTTGTAgaaaatttaaatgttaaagAGCAAGTTGTTGCTGGAATGATGTACTATATAACACTTGCTGCAACTGATGCtggaataaagaaaatatatgaagcTAAGATTTGGGTGAAGGAATGGGAGAACTTCAAAAAAGTTGTAGAATTCAAGCTCAGTGGTGATGATATTACAAAGCCTGGGGGCATCATTAGTGTTCCATTTCCAAACAAGCCCGAGTTTCAAGAGCTTGCTCGTTTTGCTATTCAGGATTATAATGAAAAAGAG AAGGCTCATTTGGAGTTTGTAGAAAATTTGAATGTGAAAGAACAAGTTGTTGCTGGAATGATGTACTATATAACACTTGCGGCAACAGATGCtggaaagaagaaaatatatgaaactAAGATTTGGGTGAAGGAATGGGAAGATTTCAAAAAAGTTGTAGAATTCAAACTTGTTGGTGATAATAGTGCAAAAGTTGGGGGCATTATCGATGTTCCAAACCCAAATAACCCCGAGTTCCAAGATCTTGCTCGTTTTGCTGTTAATGATTATAATAAGTCACAG aatGCCCATTTAGAGTTTGTAGAAGTTTTGAATGTGAAAGAACAAGTTGTTTCTGGAATGATGTACTATATAACACTTGTGGCAACTGATGATGGAAATAAAAAAGATTATGAAGCCAAGATTTGGGTGAAGGAATGGGAGGACTTCAAGAAAGTTATAAGCTTCAAGCTTGTTGGTAATGATAGTGCAATAATTGGGGGCTTTACCGATGTTCCATTCCCAAACAAACGCGAGTTCCAAGATCTTACACGTTTTGCTATTCAGGATTATAATAAGAAAGAG AATGCCCATTTGGAGTTTGTAGAAAATCTGAATGTGAAAAAACAAGTTGTTGCTGGAATGTTGTACTATATAACATTTGCGGCAACTGATgctggaaagaaaaatatatatgaaacaaAGATTCTGGTGAAGGAATGGGAAGACTTCAAAAAAGTTGTAGAATTCAAGGTTCTTGGTGATGATAGTGCAAAGCTTGGGGGGATTATCAATGTTCCATTCCCAAACAGCCCCGAGTTCCAAGATCTTGCTCGTTTTGCTGTTCaggattataataataaagag AAGGCTCATTTGGAGTTTGTAGAAGTTTTGAATGTGAAGGAACAAGTTGTTGCTGGAATGATGTACTATATAACACTTGCGGTAACTGATGCtggaaagaagaaaatatatgaagCTAACATTTGGGTGAAAGAATGGGAGCACTTCATAAAAGTTGTGGAATTTAAGCCTGTTGGTGATGATAGTGTAAAAACTGGAGACATTGTCAATGTTCCAGATCCAAACATCCCCCCACTTCAAGATCTTGCTCGTTTTGCTGTGCAGGATTATAATAAGGCACAG AATGCTCATTTAGAGTATGTAGAAAACTTGAATGTGAAAGAACAACTTGTTGCTGGAACGTTATACTACATAACACTTGTGGCAACTGATGCtggaaagaagaaaatatacGAAGCTAAGATTTGGGTGAAGGAATGGGAGGACTTCAAAAAAGTTGTAGAATTCAAGCTTGTTGGTGATGATAGTGCATATCCTGGGGGCATTACCAATGTTCCATTCCCAAACCTCCCTGAGTTCAAAGATCTTGCTCGTTTTGCTGTTCAAGATTATAATAAGAAAGAG aATGCTCATTTGGAGTTTGTAGAAAATTTGAATGTGAAGAAACAAGTTGTTGCTGGAATCATATACTATATAACACTTGTGGCAACTGATGCtggaaagaagaaaatatatgagACCAAGATTTTGGTGAAGGGATGGGAGAATTTCAAGGAAGTTCAAGAATTCAAGCTTGTTGGTGATGCCACTAAGTGA